In a genomic window of Ralstonia nicotianae:
- a CDS encoding diacylglycerol kinase, which translates to MKPTTPPKRSAPPPAAGAYSPADNPHKGNRGLTRALFALKHSISGIRFAIDEESAFRQELTLCAVLLPCAFIIPATVVERILMIGTLVLVLIVELLNSSVEAAVDRISLEQHGLSKRAKDFGSAAVMLALLLCAGTWVAIAWPWAASLLR; encoded by the coding sequence ATGAAACCCACCACGCCGCCGAAACGCTCTGCTCCGCCGCCTGCAGCGGGCGCCTACTCGCCCGCCGACAATCCGCACAAAGGCAACCGTGGCCTCACGCGGGCATTGTTCGCGCTCAAGCATTCCATCAGCGGCATCCGCTTCGCCATCGACGAGGAGAGCGCGTTCCGCCAGGAGCTGACGCTGTGCGCCGTCCTGCTGCCGTGCGCCTTTATCATCCCGGCCACGGTGGTGGAGCGCATCCTGATGATCGGCACGCTGGTGCTGGTGCTGATCGTCGAGCTGCTCAATTCGAGCGTGGAGGCGGCGGTGGACCGCATCTCGCTGGAGCAGCACGGGCTGTCCAAGCGCGCCAAGGACTTCGGCAGCGCGGCGGTCATGCTGGCCCTGCTGCTGTGCGCGGGCACCTGGGTGGCGATCGCTTGGCCGTGGGCGGCATCGCTGCTGCGCTGA
- a CDS encoding LysE family translocator, translated as MPIQETLLKMSLYVSLVLIMPGPTNTLLLSSGLKVGVRRTRHLVMAEALGYVIAISLWGFFLCSLAASRPWLLDAIKLLSSVYILYLAVKMWTKSRALQHVEAGPVGFRDVFVTTLMNPKALLFASTLFPLEAFRSAAYFAWAMAVFLIVLAPIGIGWSYLGVLLTSRRAWAPHTPKLLRGAALVLLMFSGTLMFSILGR; from the coding sequence GTGCCCATTCAGGAGACATTGCTCAAGATGTCGCTTTACGTGTCGCTGGTGCTGATCATGCCGGGACCGACCAACACGCTGCTGCTGTCCTCGGGCCTCAAGGTCGGGGTACGGCGGACGCGCCATCTCGTCATGGCCGAGGCGCTCGGCTACGTCATCGCGATCTCGCTCTGGGGGTTCTTCCTGTGCTCGCTGGCGGCCAGCCGGCCCTGGCTCCTGGATGCCATCAAGCTGCTGAGCTCGGTCTACATCCTCTACCTCGCGGTCAAGATGTGGACGAAAAGCCGGGCACTGCAGCATGTCGAGGCCGGCCCCGTGGGTTTCCGCGATGTGTTCGTCACCACGTTGATGAATCCGAAGGCGCTGCTGTTCGCGAGCACCCTGTTTCCGCTCGAAGCGTTCCGGTCCGCGGCCTATTTTGCGTGGGCCATGGCCGTGTTCCTGATCGTGCTCGCGCCGATCGGCATCGGCTGGTCGTATCTCGGCGTTCTGCTGACGTCACGGCGTGCTTGGGCGCCCCATACGCCCAAGCTGCTGCGCGGCGCGGCGCTGGTGCTGCTCATGTTCTCGGGCACGCTCATGTTTTCGATCCTGGGCCGCTGA
- a CDS encoding esterase/lipase family protein, with product MTRASLPAAPVPWASVTAANARRAAVALQCAATLGVAYAVHRWAAPDWRWAAAAALGALAGGYLVSVGWAFAIALTGLGTRVPDEPEWCRMTVPPAQRLGIGGALSCWLRECVSVAWIFNVLQPFRARAAFVPAAPGPARVPVLMLHGYGCNRAVWLPMQRALAAAGHPAEAIDLMPLLGDIDHYAGAIADAVTRMTHRYGRAPVLLCHSMGGLAARSFLRQARGAPAVARVITLGTPHRGTAMARAGRGRNVRQMAWANPWLRELAAAETPATRERITSIFSWHDSIVGPPGAAWLTGARHVPLSGIGHVSLLCDARSRGAVLAELARIDPPGPASPA from the coding sequence ATGACCCGCGCCAGCCTGCCAGCCGCTCCGGTGCCCTGGGCCTCGGTGACGGCGGCGAATGCGCGCCGGGCGGCCGTCGCCCTGCAATGCGCGGCAACGCTGGGCGTCGCCTACGCGGTGCACCGGTGGGCCGCCCCGGACTGGCGCTGGGCCGCCGCCGCCGCGCTGGGCGCGCTGGCCGGCGGTTACCTGGTCTCGGTCGGCTGGGCCTTCGCCATCGCGCTGACGGGCCTGGGCACGCGCGTGCCGGACGAGCCGGAGTGGTGCCGCATGACCGTGCCACCAGCGCAGCGCCTCGGTATCGGCGGCGCGCTGTCGTGCTGGCTGCGCGAGTGCGTGTCGGTGGCCTGGATCTTCAATGTGCTGCAGCCGTTTCGCGCTCGGGCCGCCTTCGTGCCCGCCGCGCCGGGCCCGGCTCGCGTGCCGGTGCTGATGCTCCATGGCTACGGCTGCAACCGCGCGGTCTGGCTGCCGATGCAGCGCGCGCTGGCCGCGGCCGGTCATCCCGCCGAGGCGATCGACCTGATGCCGCTGCTGGGCGACATCGACCACTATGCCGGCGCCATCGCCGATGCGGTGACGCGGATGACGCATCGCTACGGCCGCGCGCCGGTGCTGCTCTGCCACAGCATGGGCGGGCTGGCGGCGCGGTCCTTCCTGCGGCAGGCCCGCGGGGCGCCTGCGGTGGCGCGGGTCATCACGCTGGGCACGCCGCATCGCGGCACGGCGATGGCGCGCGCGGGCCGGGGACGCAACGTCAGGCAGATGGCCTGGGCCAATCCGTGGCTGCGCGAGCTGGCCGCCGCCGAGACGCCGGCAACGCGCGAGCGCATCACCTCGATCTTTTCCTGGCACGACTCCATCGTCGGGCCGCCCGGCGCCGCGTGGCTGACGGGCGCGCGGCACGTGCCGCTCTCCGGCATCGGCCATGTGTCGCTGCTGTGCGACGCGCGCTCGCGCGGTGCGGTGCTGGCGGAACTTGCGCGCATCGATCCGCCCGGTCCGGCATCGCCGGCCTGA
- a CDS encoding DUF924 family protein yields the protein MIGLPTADDVLAFWFGTAPIAAPCATWFDRSDAFDADIRARFLPLWEALCAGSADTWMDTPLEAIARIVVLDQFPRNMFRGTPRAFASDAMALHTARIVVAAGWDAELPTRFHRMFCYLPFEHGEALAAQDESIRLFTRLRDQEGDADSLMWAHRHRDIIARFGRFPHRNAALGRASTPEEIGFLSLPGASF from the coding sequence ATGATCGGCTTGCCCACCGCGGACGATGTCCTCGCCTTCTGGTTCGGCACCGCGCCGATCGCCGCCCCGTGCGCGACGTGGTTCGACCGGTCGGACGCCTTCGACGCCGACATCCGCGCGCGCTTCCTGCCGCTGTGGGAAGCGCTCTGCGCCGGCTCTGCCGACACCTGGATGGACACGCCGCTGGAGGCCATCGCGCGCATCGTGGTGCTCGACCAGTTTCCGCGCAACATGTTCCGCGGCACGCCGCGCGCCTTTGCCAGCGATGCGATGGCGCTGCACACCGCGCGCATCGTCGTGGCCGCCGGCTGGGATGCCGAGCTGCCGACCCGCTTCCATCGCATGTTCTGCTACCTGCCGTTCGAGCACGGCGAGGCGCTGGCCGCGCAGGACGAGTCGATCCGCCTGTTCACGCGCTTGCGCGATCAGGAAGGGGATGCCGATTCGTTGATGTGGGCGCACCGGCACCGCGACATCATCGCCCGCTTCGGGCGCTTCCCGCATCGCAATGCCGCGCTCGGGCGCGCGTCGACGCCCGAGGAGATCGGCTTCCTGAGCCTGCCGGGCGCGTCGTTCTAG
- a CDS encoding LOG family protein, with product MKSICVYCGSSPGERPEYKAGAIALGNEMVGRGLTLVYGGGNIGLMGIVADAVLRGGNPVIGIIPKSLVRKEVGHKDVTELHIVDSMHQRKQMMADRADAFIAMPGGIGTYEELFETFTWLQLGYHGKPIGLLNVAGFYDKLLAFIDHAVEEGFLKRHHADLLHVSADPAELIDRLERAPRHPVDKWAERRERT from the coding sequence ATGAAATCGATCTGCGTCTATTGCGGCTCCAGCCCGGGCGAGCGCCCGGAATACAAGGCCGGCGCCATCGCGCTGGGCAACGAGATGGTCGGGCGCGGGCTCACGCTGGTCTACGGCGGCGGCAACATCGGCCTGATGGGCATCGTGGCCGATGCCGTGCTGCGGGGCGGCAACCCGGTCATCGGCATCATCCCCAAGTCGCTGGTGCGCAAGGAGGTCGGCCACAAAGACGTGACCGAGCTGCACATCGTCGACAGCATGCACCAGCGCAAGCAGATGATGGCGGACCGCGCCGACGCCTTCATCGCCATGCCGGGCGGCATCGGCACCTATGAAGAGCTGTTCGAGACCTTCACCTGGCTGCAGCTCGGCTATCACGGCAAGCCGATCGGCCTGCTCAACGTGGCGGGCTTCTACGACAAGCTGCTCGCCTTCATCGACCACGCGGTGGAGGAAGGCTTCCTCAAGCGGCACCATGCCGACCTGCTGCACGTCAGCGCCGATCCCGCCGAGCTGATCGACCGGCTCGAGCGCGCGCCGCGCCATCCGGTCGACAAATGGGCGGAACGGCGCGAGCGCACGTAA
- a CDS encoding ABC transporter permease, translated as MSRFSITAQSLRMLRRDWRAGELNLLLIALVLAVAALASVSFLADRMHAGLEHDARQLLGADVVVVSDLPLPPDIEAHAASSGLRVSHTATFPSMASALAAGASGEPASQLAAVKAVDAGYPLRGTVKVSTAREAAGAPVHTIPEAGTVWVDPPLLEALGVRVGEAIRLGTRTFRITRVITQELDRGAGFMNFAPRVMLPMADLPSTGLVTFGSRVTYRLLVAGPDAATAAFHAWAEHELQARHLRGVRIESLQNGQPQMRETLDRAERFLSLVALLAAMIAAVAITMAARRYTARHTDAVAIIKCLGLRQGQILGLFALEFLAVGVIGSAVGVALGYGAHWLLVASLGSLVTVSLPAPSAWPALVGVAAGLVLLVGFAVPPLLSLVRVAPLRVLRRDAGERAIATWVGYALGSAAFFALLVVSARDLKLGALTAAGFGAAIVVFALMAAGGLRALAASLGRARALAVGWRFALAVLERRRGVSVLQTVSLAVGLMALLLLAMTRNDLIRSWHNATPADAPNRFIINIQPDQVAPVSQALAQAGVVQPRLYPMVRGRLTQVNGQAIGRDSYAESRARNLVEREFNLSYAAAQPPENRIIAGQWFSGQRPEASVEEGIAKTLNLRLGDVLRFDVAGQTVDAPITSLRKLDWSSMRVNFFVILPPVALRDMPQTYVTAFRIPAGRADLPARLVQAFPNLTVVDTELILQQVQDVLDQVTAAVECLFVFTLAAGVLVLYAALSGSRDERLRDAGVLRALGAGSAVVRQTQYAEVLIVGGLAGLMASAGAIAIGWVLSAQVFDFPYRFNPAILPVGIAAGMLCAFAGGWLGLREVLRRPAMATLRDA; from the coding sequence ATGTCCCGTTTTTCCATCACCGCCCAGTCGCTGCGCATGCTGCGCCGCGACTGGCGCGCGGGCGAACTGAACCTGCTGCTGATCGCGCTCGTGCTGGCCGTGGCCGCGCTGGCCTCGGTCAGCTTCCTCGCCGATCGCATGCACGCCGGGCTGGAGCACGATGCCCGCCAACTGCTCGGCGCCGACGTGGTGGTGGTCTCCGATCTGCCGTTGCCGCCGGATATCGAGGCGCATGCCGCATCGAGCGGCCTGCGCGTCTCGCATACGGCCACCTTCCCCAGCATGGCCAGCGCCCTGGCGGCCGGTGCCTCGGGCGAGCCCGCGTCGCAGCTGGCGGCGGTCAAGGCGGTGGACGCCGGCTATCCGCTGCGCGGCACCGTCAAGGTGAGCACGGCGCGCGAAGCCGCGGGGGCGCCCGTCCACACGATTCCGGAGGCGGGCACGGTGTGGGTCGATCCCCCCTTGCTGGAGGCGCTGGGCGTGCGCGTGGGCGAGGCCATCCGGCTCGGCACGCGCACCTTCAGGATCACGCGGGTCATCACCCAGGAGCTGGATCGCGGCGCCGGTTTCATGAACTTTGCGCCGCGCGTGATGCTGCCCATGGCCGACCTGCCGTCCACCGGCCTGGTCACCTTCGGCAGCCGCGTGACCTACCGTCTGCTGGTGGCCGGCCCCGACGCCGCCACCGCCGCCTTCCACGCCTGGGCCGAGCATGAGCTGCAGGCGCGCCATCTGCGCGGCGTGCGCATCGAGTCGCTGCAGAACGGCCAGCCCCAGATGCGTGAGACGCTGGACCGCGCCGAGCGTTTCCTCTCCCTCGTCGCCCTGCTGGCGGCGATGATCGCGGCGGTGGCGATCACCATGGCGGCGCGGCGCTACACCGCGCGGCATACCGATGCGGTGGCCATCATCAAATGCCTGGGGCTGCGTCAGGGCCAGATTCTCGGCCTCTTCGCGCTGGAGTTCCTGGCGGTCGGCGTGATCGGCTCGGCGGTGGGCGTGGCGTTGGGCTACGGCGCGCACTGGCTGCTGGTGGCGTCGCTGGGCAGCCTGGTGACGGTGTCGCTGCCGGCGCCGTCGGCATGGCCGGCGCTGGTCGGCGTGGCGGCGGGGCTGGTGCTGCTGGTGGGCTTTGCCGTGCCGCCGCTGCTGAGCCTGGTGCGCGTGGCGCCGCTGCGGGTGCTGCGGCGCGATGCCGGCGAGCGCGCCATCGCCACCTGGGTCGGCTATGCGCTGGGCTCGGCGGCGTTCTTTGCGCTGCTGGTGGTGTCGGCGCGCGATCTCAAGCTGGGCGCGCTGACCGCGGCCGGGTTTGGCGCCGCCATCGTGGTCTTCGCGCTGATGGCCGCGGGCGGCCTGCGGGCCCTGGCGGCATCGCTCGGCCGGGCGCGCGCGCTGGCGGTAGGCTGGCGCTTCGCGCTGGCCGTGCTGGAGCGTCGCCGCGGCGTGAGCGTGCTGCAGACGGTTTCGCTCGCGGTCGGGCTGATGGCGCTGCTGCTGCTCGCCATGACGCGCAACGACCTGATCCGTTCGTGGCACAACGCCACGCCGGCCGATGCGCCCAACCGCTTCATCATCAACATCCAGCCCGACCAGGTGGCGCCGGTGTCGCAGGCGCTGGCGCAGGCGGGCGTGGTGCAGCCCAGGCTGTATCCGATGGTGCGCGGCCGCCTGACGCAGGTGAACGGCCAGGCCATCGGTCGCGATTCCTATGCCGAGTCGCGCGCGCGCAACCTGGTCGAGCGCGAGTTCAACCTGTCCTACGCCGCCGCCCAGCCGCCCGAGAACCGCATCATCGCCGGGCAGTGGTTCAGCGGCCAGCGGCCCGAGGCGTCGGTGGAGGAGGGGATCGCCAAGACGCTCAACCTGCGCCTGGGCGATGTGCTGCGCTTCGACGTCGCCGGGCAGACGGTGGATGCGCCCATCACCTCGCTGCGCAAGCTCGACTGGAGCTCGATGCGCGTGAATTTCTTCGTGATCCTGCCGCCGGTGGCGCTGCGCGACATGCCGCAGACCTACGTGACGGCATTCCGCATTCCCGCGGGCCGCGCCGATCTGCCCGCCAGGCTGGTGCAGGCGTTTCCGAACCTGACGGTGGTCGACACCGAACTGATCCTGCAGCAGGTGCAGGACGTGCTGGACCAGGTGACGGCGGCGGTGGAGTGCCTCTTCGTCTTTACGCTGGCGGCCGGCGTGCTGGTGCTGTACGCGGCGCTGTCCGGCTCGCGCGACGAGCGCCTGCGCGATGCCGGCGTGCTGCGCGCGCTGGGCGCGGGTTCGGCCGTGGTGCGGCAGACGCAATATGCCGAGGTGCTGATCGTCGGCGGACTGGCCGGCCTGATGGCGAGCGCTGGCGCCATCGCCATCGGCTGGGTGCTGTCGGCGCAGGTGTTCGATTTCCCGTATCGTTTCAACCCGGCGATCCTGCCGGTGGGCATCGCGGCCGGTATGCTATGCGCCTTCGCGGGCGGCTGGCTGGGCCTGCGCGAGGTGCTGCGGCGCCCGGCCATGGCCACGCTGCGCGATGCCTGA
- a CDS encoding UDP-2,3-diacylglucosamine diphosphatase: MQMAAGLTAAGALGAPAGRGDVRNHEAPSAAPAPAMAPDHQAQADTDPPAEKVHRYRAIWLSDIHLGTSGCQADFLLDFLKHNASDTLYLVGDIVDGWQLRRGWYWPQAHNDVVQKVLRRARKGTRVVFIPGNHDEMARQFHGLNFGDIEVAEDAIHVTATGKRLWVVHGDLFDGVMQHARWLAYVGDTLYTLILAMNRHFNRIRVRLGFPYWSLSQYLKHQVKNAVNYINSFERVMTDEARRRGCDGVVCGHIHKAEIREINGQLYCNDGDWVESLSALVETMEGELQIVYWTHLLDAPSTSRRARRAAAAAA, translated from the coding sequence ATGCAGATGGCCGCCGGACTCACCGCCGCCGGCGCGCTTGGCGCGCCTGCCGGACGGGGCGACGTGCGCAACCACGAAGCGCCGTCCGCCGCGCCGGCGCCCGCGATGGCCCCTGACCACCAGGCGCAGGCGGACACCGATCCGCCCGCCGAGAAAGTCCACCGCTATCGCGCCATCTGGCTGTCGGACATCCACCTCGGCACGTCGGGCTGCCAGGCCGACTTCCTGCTGGATTTCCTCAAGCACAACGCGTCCGACACGCTGTACCTCGTCGGCGATATCGTCGACGGCTGGCAACTGCGCCGCGGCTGGTACTGGCCGCAAGCGCACAACGACGTGGTGCAGAAGGTGCTGCGCCGCGCGCGCAAGGGCACCCGCGTGGTGTTCATCCCCGGCAACCACGATGAGATGGCGCGCCAGTTCCACGGCCTGAACTTCGGCGACATCGAGGTGGCCGAGGACGCCATCCACGTGACCGCCACCGGCAAGCGCCTGTGGGTGGTGCACGGCGACCTGTTCGACGGCGTGATGCAGCACGCGCGCTGGCTCGCCTACGTGGGCGACACGCTGTACACGCTGATCCTGGCGATGAACCGGCATTTCAACCGCATCCGCGTGCGGCTGGGATTCCCGTACTGGTCGCTGTCGCAATACCTGAAGCACCAGGTGAAGAACGCGGTCAACTACATCAACTCGTTCGAGCGCGTGATGACCGACGAGGCGCGCCGGCGCGGCTGCGACGGCGTGGTCTGCGGGCACATCCACAAGGCCGAGATCCGCGAGATCAACGGCCAGCTCTACTGCAACGACGGCGACTGGGTCGAGAGCCTCTCGGCGCTGGTCGAAACGATGGAGGGCGAGTTGCAGATCGTCTACTGGACACATCTGCTCGATGCGCCGAGCACCTCCCGCCGCGCGCGCCGCGCCGCGGCCGCCGCTGCCTGA
- a CDS encoding TetR/AcrR family transcriptional regulator, which produces METKPHATGPRRTRDRILEVSLRLFNELGEPNVTTTTIAEELEISPGNLYYHFRNKDDIINSIFVQFEQEISRRLRLPDDHKATLDETWGYLQYMSEFIWNYRFLYRDINDLLARNRMLELNFKRIVEQKRHFAMDICHQFIQDGEMEATPEQVDAICTNMVVVGTYWLSFQFVQHPRQYNDPNAIRDHLHGASYHILSILAPYLRGKPRRAFDLLAVSRSSDPTATHPAL; this is translated from the coding sequence ATGGAAACCAAGCCGCACGCCACCGGACCCCGCCGCACCCGCGACCGCATCCTCGAAGTGTCGCTGCGCCTGTTCAACGAGCTGGGTGAGCCCAACGTCACGACCACGACGATCGCCGAAGAACTGGAGATCAGCCCGGGCAACCTGTACTACCACTTCCGCAACAAGGACGACATCATCAACTCGATCTTCGTCCAGTTCGAGCAGGAGATCAGCCGCCGCCTGCGGCTGCCGGATGATCACAAGGCCACGCTGGACGAAACCTGGGGCTATCTGCAGTACATGTCGGAGTTCATCTGGAACTACCGCTTCCTGTACCGCGACATCAACGACCTGCTGGCGCGCAACCGCATGCTGGAGCTGAACTTCAAGCGCATCGTCGAGCAGAAGCGCCATTTCGCGATGGACATCTGCCATCAGTTCATCCAGGACGGCGAGATGGAGGCGACGCCCGAACAGGTGGACGCGATCTGCACCAACATGGTTGTGGTGGGCACCTATTGGCTGTCGTTCCAGTTCGTGCAGCATCCGCGCCAGTACAACGATCCGAACGCCATCCGCGACCACCTGCACGGCGCGAGCTATCACATCCTGTCCATTCTCGCGCCCTACCTGCGCGGCAAACCCCGGCGCGCCTTCGACCTGCTGGCGGTGAGCCGCAGCAGCGATCCGACGGCCACCCACCCCGCTCTATGA
- a CDS encoding RDD family protein: MAATSPASPAASGGAIDASTAPPLRRRLAAMLYEGLLLFGVLFGATALFLVLRAIVPPLARTGDVGLQVWGFLALGLYFVGFWRKRGQTLAMQTWRIRLVSADGAPVSLGQAIARYLLAWIWVAVAAGVIHVSGLSRWAGAGVALACVLAWAALAWLDPRRQFLHDRLAGTRLIRD; the protein is encoded by the coding sequence ATGGCCGCCACTTCTCCTGCCTCCCCCGCCGCCTCCGGCGGTGCGATCGATGCATCGACCGCACCGCCCCTGCGCCGGCGCCTTGCCGCGATGCTCTATGAAGGCCTGCTGCTGTTCGGCGTGCTGTTCGGCGCCACGGCCCTCTTCCTGGTCCTGCGCGCGATCGTGCCGCCGCTGGCGCGCACGGGCGACGTGGGGCTGCAGGTCTGGGGCTTCCTTGCGCTCGGGCTGTATTTCGTCGGGTTCTGGCGCAAGCGCGGGCAGACGCTGGCGATGCAGACGTGGCGCATCCGCCTGGTGAGTGCGGACGGCGCGCCGGTATCGCTCGGGCAAGCCATTGCGCGCTACCTGCTGGCGTGGATCTGGGTGGCCGTGGCGGCCGGTGTCATCCATGTCAGCGGACTCTCGCGCTGGGCGGGGGCCGGCGTCGCGCTGGCATGCGTGCTGGCGTGGGCCGCGCTGGCCTGGCTCGATCCGCGGCGCCAGTTCCTGCATGATCGGCTGGCCGGCACGCGGCTGATACGCGACTGA
- a CDS encoding glycosyltransferase family 4 protein yields MPQGAPVKVMIVTDAWEPQVNGVVRTLTSTRRELEAMGHIVDMITPLEFTTVPCPTYPEIRLSILPAKRVCRRIEAFAPQALHIATEGPLGLAARAYALRHKLPFTTAYHTRFPEYVQARFAIPLAWTYRFLHWFHGPAQAVMAPTPVVLRDLEAYGITNGVLWTRGVDLDVFTMQRPNALNTAHPIFLYVGRVAVEKNVEAFLELDLPGSKWVVGEGPALAGLKAKYPNANYLGVLRQPELAKVYASADVFVFPSRTDTFGLVLLEALASGLPVAAYPVTGPIDVLGDAPAGVMREDLREACLEALRIDRATARAHAERFSWRAASEQFLAHLRPLPAAQAADTQAPQPSTATGA; encoded by the coding sequence ATGCCCCAAGGAGCACCCGTGAAAGTCATGATCGTCACCGATGCCTGGGAACCGCAGGTCAACGGCGTCGTCCGCACTCTCACGTCGACGCGTCGCGAACTCGAAGCCATGGGGCACATCGTCGACATGATCACGCCGCTCGAATTCACGACGGTGCCGTGCCCGACGTATCCGGAAATCCGGCTGTCGATCCTGCCGGCCAAGCGGGTGTGCCGGCGCATCGAGGCGTTCGCGCCGCAGGCGCTGCATATCGCCACGGAGGGGCCGCTCGGCCTGGCCGCGCGTGCGTATGCGCTGCGCCACAAGCTGCCCTTCACGACGGCGTACCACACGCGCTTTCCGGAGTACGTGCAGGCACGCTTCGCCATTCCGCTGGCATGGACGTACCGCTTCCTGCACTGGTTCCACGGCCCCGCACAGGCGGTGATGGCGCCCACGCCCGTGGTGCTGCGCGACCTGGAGGCCTACGGCATCACCAACGGCGTGCTGTGGACGCGCGGCGTGGACCTGGACGTCTTCACCATGCAGCGCCCGAACGCGCTCAACACGGCACACCCGATCTTCCTCTACGTGGGACGCGTGGCGGTGGAGAAGAACGTCGAGGCCTTCCTCGAGCTGGACCTGCCCGGCTCCAAGTGGGTGGTGGGCGAAGGCCCGGCGCTGGCCGGCCTGAAGGCCAAGTACCCGAACGCCAACTACCTGGGCGTGCTCAGGCAGCCGGAACTGGCCAAGGTGTATGCCTCGGCCGATGTGTTCGTCTTCCCGAGCCGCACCGACACCTTCGGCCTGGTGCTGCTCGAAGCGCTGGCCAGCGGCCTGCCCGTCGCGGCGTATCCGGTGACCGGACCGATCGATGTGCTGGGCGACGCGCCGGCCGGCGTGATGCGCGAAGACCTGCGCGAGGCCTGCCTGGAGGCGCTGCGCATCGACCGCGCCACGGCGCGCGCGCATGCCGAGCGCTTCTCGTGGCGCGCGGCGTCCGAGCAGTTCCTGGCCCACCTGCGCCCGCTGCCCGCGGCGCAGGCGGCCGACACCCAGGCCCCGCAGCCTTCCACCGCCACGGGAGCCTGA
- a CDS encoding DUF3106 domain-containing protein yields MSHIQRTPGQAPRGDRTLRRRLAGAAFACAAGIVASVAAAQVPAASSPTATAPAAATSMPAFAPAAPATNPQPSLHPNWSELSILQQRILAPLAPEWNGMPELARKKWLQIAQAYPKYTPAQQQRLQTRMVDWAKLTPEQRHRARENYQTSKSLPVQKKSEAWQNYQQLPEEQKKALAAAAKAQKPQSAVTALPGSTSLAKDAAKAVHHGARTRPGSTRSAPNPLATSKSAVAASAPIAAPAPAPATAPASAPVPAVTPHPSAPPAGPGGEMGNPPPSTVLGG; encoded by the coding sequence ATGAGCCACATCCAACGCACCCCCGGCCAGGCACCGCGAGGCGATCGGACCCTGCGTCGCCGTCTGGCCGGCGCGGCGTTCGCCTGTGCGGCGGGCATCGTGGCGAGCGTCGCAGCGGCGCAGGTGCCGGCGGCTTCGAGCCCGACCGCAACCGCGCCGGCCGCAGCCACCAGTATGCCGGCCTTCGCGCCGGCAGCGCCCGCGACAAACCCTCAGCCCTCGCTTCACCCGAACTGGTCCGAGCTCAGCATCTTGCAGCAGCGCATCCTGGCGCCGCTGGCGCCGGAGTGGAACGGCATGCCGGAGCTGGCGCGCAAGAAGTGGCTGCAGATCGCCCAGGCCTATCCGAAATACACGCCGGCCCAGCAGCAGCGCCTGCAGACGCGCATGGTCGACTGGGCCAAGCTGACGCCGGAGCAGCGCCACCGCGCGCGCGAGAACTACCAGACCAGCAAGTCGCTGCCGGTGCAGAAGAAAAGCGAAGCGTGGCAGAACTACCAGCAGTTGCCCGAAGAGCAGAAGAAGGCTCTGGCCGCCGCAGCCAAGGCACAGAAGCCCCAATCCGCGGTGACTGCGCTGCCGGGCAGTACCAGCCTGGCCAAGGATGCCGCCAAGGCAGTCCATCACGGCGCCCGCACCCGGCCCGGGAGCACGCGTTCGGCGCCGAATCCGCTTGCGACGTCCAAGTCGGCCGTGGCGGCATCGGCCCCGATTGCCGCGCCCGCCCCGGCTCCGGCCACCGCACCCGCGAGTGCGCCCGTGCCCGCCGTAACACCACACCCGTCGGCGCCGCCCGCCGGTCCGGGCGGCGAAATGGGCAATCCGCCGCCGTCCACGGTGCTCGGCGGATAA
- a CDS encoding group II truncated hemoglobin: MTDAASGQETLAFDLLGGEARVRELADRFYDLMDLEPAFAELRALHPPSLEGSRDKLFWFLCGWLGGPSHYIERFGHPRLRARHLPFEIGTRERDQWMRCMALAMQDLGIDDALQMRLMQAFWQTADWMRNVPR, from the coding sequence ATGACTGACGCTGCTTCCGGCCAGGAAACCCTGGCCTTCGACCTGCTCGGCGGCGAGGCGCGCGTGCGCGAACTTGCCGACCGCTTCTACGACCTGATGGACCTGGAGCCGGCGTTCGCCGAGCTGCGCGCGCTGCATCCGCCCAGCCTGGAAGGCTCGCGCGACAAGCTGTTCTGGTTCCTGTGCGGCTGGCTGGGCGGCCCCAGCCACTACATCGAGCGCTTCGGCCACCCGCGCCTGCGCGCGCGCCACCTGCCGTTCGAGATCGGCACCCGGGAGCGCGACCAGTGGATGCGCTGCATGGCCCTGGCGATGCAGGACCTCGGCATCGACGACGCCCTGCAGATGCGGCTGATGCAGGCCTTCTGGCAGACCGCCGACTGGATGCGCAACGTGCCGCGCTGA